One Acanthochromis polyacanthus isolate Apoly-LR-REF ecotype Palm Island chromosome 6, KAUST_Apoly_ChrSc, whole genome shotgun sequence DNA segment encodes these proteins:
- the si:dkey-16n15.6 gene encoding organic solute transporter subunit alpha: MYPVFALTSLIALYVPRSSSLCNFIASLYHSITLLKFMGLITDFFGGKARMLVVLSGQQVSPDPFPCCCCCCLPMVAINSSSCAWMMAAVLQLSVVRSILFFVTLVLWTDEQYDYGDVDSVNPNLYVNAIIGVSTFVSFYGHLLFYKATQGALHGHGLRPKFICIIVVLVLCGLQSGILETMGALAVIPCTPPFSVLSRSQLIYHYSVIVEMFCIGLYARHTFRKVEPSEVEGPVNVSKMETAVQTDDVQITHHKPSLLSEDALHCPISAFNPGYTSDSEDSLCRIEHAPLDGFNFPQAKGQHRSKPEPVQSKSAEKPGVEISHITVKADIIYDDSKDVTVV, translated from the exons GTGTTTGCCTTGACTTCCCTTATAGCACTGTATGTGCCACGTTCCTCCTCGCTGTGCAATTTCATTGCTTCACT gtaTCACTCCATCACCTTGCTGAAATTCATGGGACTCATCACGGACTTCTTTGGAGGTAAAGCTCGTATGCTGGTGGTTCTGTCTGGACAGCAGGTATCTCCAGATCCCTTCccctgttgctgctgctgctgtctcccAATGGTGGCCATCAACAG cagcagctgtgctTGGATGATGGCTGCTGTGCTTCAGCTCTCGGTTGTCCGCAGCATCTTATTCTTTGTTACTTTGGTCCTGTGGACAGATGAACAGTACGACTATGGTGAT GTGGATTCAGTCAACCCCAACCTGTATGTGAACGCAATCATAGGTGTGTCAACCTTTGTGTCCTTTTATGGCCACCTCCTATTTTACAAAGCCACACAGGGTGCTTTACATGGCCATGGACTGAGACCCAAATTTATCTGCATCATTGTGGTGTTGGTGCTGTGTGGCCTGCAGAGTGGCATCTTGGAGACCATGGGTGCTCTAGCGGTTATCCCCTGCACACCGCCATTCTCTGTCCTATCCAGATCCCAGT TGATCTATCACTACAGTGTAATTGTGGAGATGTTCTGCATTGGCCTGTATGCACGTCACACTTTCCGTAAGGTGGAACCCAGCGAGGTGGAGGGGCCTGTCAATGTCTCGAAGATGGAAACAGCTGTTCAAACAGATGATGTTCAGATTACACATCACAAGCCCAGCCTGCTTTCAGAGGATGCTTTGCACTGCCCCATCAGTGCCTTCAATCCCGGTTACACCAGTGACAGTGAGGACAGCCTGTGCAGGATCGAACATGCTCCTCTAGATGGTTTCAACTTCCCTCAGGCCAAAGGTCAGCATCGAAGCAAGCCAGAACCAGTACAGTCCAAGTCTGCTGAAAAGCCTGGTGTAGAAATTAGCCATATCACCGTCAAGGCTGACATTATATATGATGATTCTAAGGATGTCACTGTGGTCTGA